A stretch of Amycolatopsis balhimycina FH 1894 DNA encodes these proteins:
- a CDS encoding right-handed parallel beta-helix repeat-containing protein, which produces MRALPVLLLCALAVAGCASADRSFRPDAAGTATIRVPQDAPTVQQAVDSARPGDLVLVSPGVYRESVRITVPDLVLRGTDRNRVVFDGEVRRANGIVVTAPGVAVENLTVRDHVLNGVLVTGMADETGGLARGSDGYTRLDPAKFPPVQGFRVSYVTASNNGLYGVYAFDSQHGLIEHSYASGSADSGFYVGQCNPCDIAVRGNVAERNAVGYEGTNASGLMAVAGNRFVGNRVGLSTNSDYQEAFVPQRDAAIVGNLVAANAQPGSPAQADGGFGVGIGIAGGTRNLLARNLVTGNPGAGIALASAEDLAPSDNRLVGNVLSGNGVDVVYAASDRAPGSGNCLQDNVLTSTAPAGLAGTMACPARPAQAAGVRLVLPPAPRGVPFPDVAAPPGQPDLPDAATAPPRPARGLPGPVDLGSYPVPPLALLAEHAGVKP; this is translated from the coding sequence GTGCGTGCGCTTCCCGTCCTCCTGCTCTGCGCGCTGGCCGTCGCCGGCTGCGCTTCCGCCGACCGGTCGTTCCGGCCGGACGCCGCCGGGACCGCGACCATCCGGGTCCCGCAGGACGCGCCGACCGTCCAGCAGGCCGTGGACTCCGCGCGGCCGGGCGACCTGGTGCTCGTCTCCCCGGGCGTGTATCGCGAGTCGGTGCGGATCACCGTGCCCGACCTCGTGCTGCGCGGCACCGACCGGAACCGGGTGGTGTTCGACGGCGAAGTGCGCCGGGCCAACGGGATCGTGGTCACCGCGCCGGGTGTCGCGGTGGAAAACCTGACCGTCCGCGACCACGTCCTCAACGGCGTCCTCGTCACCGGCATGGCCGACGAGACCGGGGGACTGGCCAGGGGCAGCGACGGCTACACCCGGCTCGACCCGGCGAAGTTCCCGCCGGTGCAGGGTTTCCGCGTCTCGTACGTGACGGCGAGCAACAACGGGCTGTACGGGGTTTACGCGTTCGACTCCCAGCACGGGCTGATCGAGCACAGCTACGCCTCCGGCAGCGCGGACTCCGGGTTCTACGTCGGCCAGTGCAACCCGTGCGACATCGCGGTCCGCGGGAACGTCGCCGAACGCAACGCGGTGGGCTACGAGGGCACGAACGCGTCCGGGCTGATGGCCGTGGCAGGCAACCGGTTCGTCGGCAACCGGGTGGGCCTTTCCACCAACTCGGACTACCAGGAGGCGTTCGTGCCGCAGCGGGATGCCGCGATCGTCGGCAACCTGGTGGCGGCGAACGCCCAGCCGGGCAGTCCGGCGCAGGCCGACGGCGGGTTCGGCGTGGGCATCGGCATCGCCGGCGGCACCCGGAACCTGCTGGCCCGCAACCTGGTCACCGGCAACCCCGGCGCCGGGATCGCGCTGGCCTCGGCCGAGGACCTGGCGCCGTCGGACAACCGGCTGGTCGGCAACGTGCTCTCCGGCAACGGCGTCGACGTCGTCTACGCCGCTTCGGACCGGGCCCCGGGGAGCGGCAACTGCCTGCAGGACAACGTCCTGACGAGCACCGCCCCGGCCGGCCTCGCCGGGACGATGGCCTGCCCGGCGCGTCCCGCCCAGGCCGCCGGGGTGCGGCTCGTCCTGCCTCCGGCGCCCCGCGGCGTGCCGTTCCCGGACGTGGCCGCGCCGCCCGGGCAGCCGGACCTGCCGGACGCGGCGACGGCGCCCCCGCGGCCCGCGCGTGGCCTGCCGGGGCCGGTCGACCTCGGCAGTTACCCCGTGCCGCCGCTCGCGCTGCTGGCCGAGCACGCCGGGGTCAAGCCGTGA
- a CDS encoding GNAT family N-acetyltransferase, which translates to MSWAGWKVRLREVRPADRRTLTGFDRDSARVRDPQVGGYRHWATHRSGADGSGDDFHFAIETLHNRTLVGSVWVQADPASGRFSYGIGIGPQHRRCGYAADAVTTLLAVMFELRGYRKCEVSVNGGNFASLALHGELGFREEGRTRDTELLRGAIRYPVLMGLTADRFAEHRPAFLAARGPVRPSRGRHWRTSRRGRHWRAEHLRRLPRPTS; encoded by the coding sequence ATGAGCTGGGCGGGGTGGAAAGTGCGGTTGCGGGAGGTCCGCCCGGCGGACCGGCGCACCCTGACCGGGTTCGACCGGGACTCCGCCCGCGTCCGCGATCCGCAGGTCGGCGGCTACCGCCACTGGGCGACGCACCGCAGCGGCGCGGACGGCTCCGGCGACGACTTCCACTTCGCGATCGAGACACTGCACAACCGGACGCTGGTCGGGTCGGTCTGGGTCCAGGCCGACCCGGCTTCCGGGCGGTTCAGCTACGGCATCGGGATCGGGCCGCAGCACCGCCGCTGCGGTTACGCCGCCGACGCCGTCACGACCCTGCTCGCGGTCATGTTCGAGCTGCGCGGCTACCGCAAGTGCGAGGTCAGCGTCAACGGCGGCAACTTCGCCTCGCTGGCCCTCCACGGCGAGCTGGGCTTCCGCGAAGAGGGCAGGACGCGCGACACCGAACTGCTCCGCGGGGCGATCCGGTATCCGGTGCTGATGGGGCTGACCGCGGACCGGTTCGCGGAGCACCGGCCGGCGTTCCTCGCCGCCCGCGGTCCCGTCCGGCCCTCGCGAGGACGGCATTGGCGCACATCGCGGCGCGGACGGCACTGGCGCGCCGAACACCTGCGACGTCTTCCCCGGCCGACCAGCTGA
- a CDS encoding LLM class flavin-dependent oxidoreductase: MLSPAFSGLTRTKRYRRSEEFIRILKDLWANDPAEFRGCFYRIHDFDINPKPLAVP, translated from the coding sequence ATGCTCTCTCCGGCTTTCTCCGGACTCACACGGACGAAACGCTACCGCCGCTCCGAGGAGTTCATCCGCATCCTCAAAGACTTATGGGCGAACGATCCGGCCGAGTTCCGGGGCTGCTTCTACCGGATCCACGACTTCGACATCAACCCCAAACCCCTCGCCGTGCCGTAA
- a CDS encoding epoxide hydrolase family protein, translating into MIEPFRIDIPQADLDDLHDRLARTRWPGEVAGAGWDYGFPLARLKELAGHWHTRYDWREQEAALNELPHFTTEIDGQNIHFVHVRSANPDALPLILTHGWPGSFLEFTDVIEPLSRDFHLVIPSIPGYGFSGPTHERGWDVARIARAWAELMRRLGYDRYGAQGGDFGSGISLALGAVAPGQVVGVHVNFLPTRPDPDAGVELSEADEARLAKVRQLMANRPPYQALQALTPQTIGYALTDSPVGQLVWIAERFAQWTDPRAGISDDRLLTDVSLYWLTATAASSARLHHDAPRAAQPCPVPVGVAVFAHDITLPVRPLAERRYDIRHWSEFDRGGHFAAMEVPDLFAADVRTFFHGLLGV; encoded by the coding sequence ATGATCGAGCCGTTCCGCATCGACATCCCGCAGGCCGACCTCGACGACTTGCACGACCGGCTCGCCCGCACCCGCTGGCCCGGCGAAGTGGCCGGCGCCGGATGGGACTACGGCTTCCCACTGGCGCGGCTGAAGGAGCTGGCCGGCCACTGGCACACCCGCTACGACTGGCGCGAGCAGGAAGCCGCCCTCAACGAGCTCCCGCACTTCACCACCGAGATCGACGGCCAGAACATCCACTTCGTCCACGTCCGGTCGGCGAACCCGGACGCGCTCCCGCTGATCCTCACCCACGGCTGGCCCGGGTCGTTCCTGGAGTTCACCGACGTGATCGAGCCGCTGTCGCGCGACTTCCACCTGGTGATCCCGTCGATCCCGGGGTACGGCTTCTCCGGGCCGACGCACGAGCGCGGCTGGGACGTCGCCCGGATCGCGCGGGCGTGGGCCGAGCTGATGCGCCGCCTCGGCTACGACCGCTACGGCGCGCAGGGCGGCGACTTCGGGTCGGGCATCTCGCTGGCGCTCGGCGCGGTGGCTCCCGGGCAGGTCGTCGGCGTGCACGTGAACTTCCTGCCGACGCGGCCGGACCCGGACGCCGGCGTCGAACTGTCCGAAGCGGACGAAGCCCGGCTGGCGAAGGTCCGGCAGCTGATGGCGAACCGGCCGCCGTACCAGGCCTTGCAGGCCCTGACGCCGCAGACGATCGGCTACGCGCTGACCGACTCGCCGGTCGGCCAGCTGGTCTGGATCGCCGAGCGCTTCGCCCAGTGGACGGACCCCCGGGCGGGAATCAGCGACGACCGGCTGCTCACCGACGTTTCGCTGTACTGGCTGACCGCCACGGCGGCGTCTTCGGCGCGGCTGCACCACGACGCCCCGCGAGCCGCCCAGCCGTGCCCGGTCCCGGTGGGAGTGGCGGTGTTCGCGCACGACATCACGCTGCCGGTGCGCCCGCTGGCCGAGCGGCGGTACGACATCAGGCACTGGTCGGAGTTCGACCGCGGCGGCCACTTCGCCGCGATGGAGGTGCCGGACCTGTTCGCCGCGGACGTCCGGACGTTCTTCCACGGCCTCCTGGGCGTGTAA